The following are encoded in a window of Suncus etruscus isolate mSunEtr1 chromosome 16, mSunEtr1.pri.cur, whole genome shotgun sequence genomic DNA:
- the LOC126032331 gene encoding 40S ribosomal protein S23-like, whose translation MGKSRGLRMAPKLRSHWRDQKWHNKQYKKVHLGTALKANPFGGASHAKGIVLEKVSVGAKQPNSAIRKCVRVQLIKNSKKITAFVPNDGCLNFIEENDEVLVAGFGHKGHAVGDSSGVCFKVVKVANVSLLAL comes from the coding sequence ATGGGTAAGAGTCGCGGTCTTCGTATGGCTCCAAAGCTCCGCAGCCACTGGCGAGATCAGAAATGGCACAACAAGCAGTACAAGAAAGTGCATTTGGGCACAGCCCTGAAGGCCAATCCTTTCGGAGGTGCTTCCCATGCCAAAGGAATCGTGCTGGAGAAAGTTAGTGTTGGGGCCAAACAGCCAAATTCTGCTATTAGGAAATGTGTCCGTGTTCAGCTGATCAAGAACAGCAAGAAGATCACAGCTTTTGTACCCAATGATGGTTGCTTGAATTTCATTGAGGAAAACGATGAAGTTCTGGTTGCTGGATTTGGTCACAAAGGGCATGCTGTTGGTGACAGTTCTGGAGTCTGCTTTAAGGTTGTCAAAGTAGCCAATGTCTCTCTTCTGGCCTTataa